From the Nostoc sp. PCC 7107 genome, the window AGTGGATGATATTTATACTACTTGTGAAGCGATTAAAAATCGTGGTGGTAAAGTTGTGCGGGAACCAGGGCCAATGAAACATGGTTCTACAGTCATTGCTTTTGTCGAAGATCCGGATGGATACAAAATTGAACTGATTCAATTGGGTAGTCAAGGATCAGCCGTGAAGCAAACTTCACAAGACCAACTCGTATCGCCATAATTTTGATTACGATTAGGGTGTAAGGTCTTTTTGATTCACAAGACTTACGCAAAAACCTTGTTTGTTGAGGTTGGGTGTAGGGGGTGAGATCTTTTATCCTACGCTACTAATAAGGAGATGCAGCGATCGCATCTCATACTACTAAGTCTTCCACCTTTCCCCAACCCCCAATTTCTTAAATAAAATCCCGCCATTCAAAATCGTAACGATGCAGCCTACAGATCCTAATAAATTTACAGATAAAGCCTGGGATGCAATTGTTAAATCTCAGGATATAGTTCGTGGTTATAATCAACAACAATTAGACGTTGAACATTTAATTATTGCCCTTTTAGAAGAACCCACAAGTTTAGCAATTCGCATCTTAGTACGGGCAGAAATCGACCCCATTCGCTTGCAACAGCAACTAGAAGCTTATACCCAACGTCAGCCCAAAGTTGCTAATAATGACCAGCTTTACCTCGGTCGCACTTTAGATGTGCTGCTTGACCACGCCGAGGAAGCAAGAGTGAAAATGAAAGATACCTACATATCTGTAGAACATATTCTTTTAGGCTTTGCGGAAGACGAACGTGTTGGTCGGCGAATTCTCAAAGGTTTTAATGCTGATAGTGGTACTCTAGAGGCCGCAATTAAAGCTGTGCGTGGTAGCCAAAAAGTGACAGATCAAAATCCAGAATCTCGCTATGAAGCACTGCAAAAATTTGGTAGAGACTTGACAGAACAAGCCAAAGCGGGAAAACTCGACCCAGTTATTGGCCGGGATGATGAAATTCGGCGCGTGATTCAAGTATTATCCCGCCGGAGTAAAAATAATCCGGTTTTGATTGGTGAACCAGGAGTAGGAAAAACTGCGATCGCCGAAGCTTTGGCACAGCGTATCATTAACGGTGATGTCCCGGAATCTCTCAAAAATCGCCAATTAATCTCTTTAGATATTGGGAGTTTAATTGCTGGGGCGAAATATCGGGGTGAATTTGAAGACCGACTCAAAGCCGTCCTGAAGGAAGTTATCGATTCCAACGGACAAATTGTCTTGTTTATTGATGAACTGCATACGGTTGTGGGTACAGGTTCCAATCAACAAGGGGCGATGGATGCGGGAAATTTACTCAAACCGATGTTGGCGAGGGGTGAACTGCGGTGTATTGGCGCAACCACTTTAGATGAGTACCGCAAATATATTGAGAAAGACGCAGCCTTAGAACGCCGTTTTCAACAAGTATTTGTCGATCAGCCGAACGTAGAAAATACTATCTCGATTTTGCGGGGTTTGAAAGAACGCTACGAAGTTCATCACAACGTCAAAATTTCTGATTCAGCATTAGTAGCGGCGGCTACTTTATCAGCACGATACATTTCTGACCGCTTTTTACCCGATAAAGCCATTGACTTGGTAGATGAAGCCGCCGCCCAGTTGAAAATGGAGATTACCTCCAAACCTTCAGAATTGGAAACCATCGACCGCCGCTTAATGCAGCTAGAAATGGAAAAGCTGTCACTAGCGGGTGAAGAAAAAGTTCCTACCCAAACACGGGAACGTTTGCAGCGCATTGAAGAAGAAATTGACACCTTAAAGGTAAAACAGCAAGAATTTAACGAACAATGGCAAGGTGAAAAGCAGTTATTAGAAGCGATTAGTGTTTTAAAGAAAGAAGAAGAAGCCTTGCGGGTGCAAATTGATCAGGCAGAACGGGCGTATGATTTAAATAAAGCTGCCCAATTGAAGTATGGCAAATTAGAAGGCGTACAGCGCGATCGCGAAGCTAAAGAAGCAAAACTTCTAGAACTGCAAAGCCAAGGTTCAACTTTGTTGCGCGAACAAGTCACCGAAGCCGACATCGCCGAAATCGTCGCCAAGTGGACGGGAATTCCAGTTAACCGTTTATTGGAATCAGAACGGCAAAAATTACTGCAACTCGAAAGCCATTTACATCAACGCGTCATTGGACAACACGAAGCCGTCGAAGCCGTAGCCGCCGCCATTCGTCGCGCCCGTGCAGGAATGAAAGACCCCAGCCGTCCCATTGGTTCATTTTTGTTTATGGGGCCGACTGGAGTAGGTAAAACTGAACTAGCCCGCGCATTAGCACAGTTTCTCTTTGATTCTGATGATGCTTTGGTACGCCTAGATATGTCCGAGTATATGGAAAAACACTCGGTTTCCCGGTTAGTTGGTGCGCCTCCGGGATATGTTGGTTACGAAGAAGGCGGTCAACTTTCCGAGGCGGTGCGCCGTCATCCTTACTCAGTGGTGCTGTTGGATGAAGTCGAAAAAGCTCATCCCGATGTGTTTAATATTTTGTTGCAAGTACTGGATGATGGGAGAATTACTGATTCTCAAGGTAGAACAGTAGATTTTCGCAATACTGTAATTGTCATGACCAGTAATATTGGCAGTGAACACATTTTAGATGTGTCTGGTGATGATTCTAAATATGACATGATGCGGAACCGAGTAACAGATGCACTGCGATCGCACTTCCGCCCCGAATTTCTCAACCGTGTCGATGATA encodes:
- the clpB gene encoding ATP-dependent chaperone ClpB; amino-acid sequence: MQPTDPNKFTDKAWDAIVKSQDIVRGYNQQQLDVEHLIIALLEEPTSLAIRILVRAEIDPIRLQQQLEAYTQRQPKVANNDQLYLGRTLDVLLDHAEEARVKMKDTYISVEHILLGFAEDERVGRRILKGFNADSGTLEAAIKAVRGSQKVTDQNPESRYEALQKFGRDLTEQAKAGKLDPVIGRDDEIRRVIQVLSRRSKNNPVLIGEPGVGKTAIAEALAQRIINGDVPESLKNRQLISLDIGSLIAGAKYRGEFEDRLKAVLKEVIDSNGQIVLFIDELHTVVGTGSNQQGAMDAGNLLKPMLARGELRCIGATTLDEYRKYIEKDAALERRFQQVFVDQPNVENTISILRGLKERYEVHHNVKISDSALVAAATLSARYISDRFLPDKAIDLVDEAAAQLKMEITSKPSELETIDRRLMQLEMEKLSLAGEEKVPTQTRERLQRIEEEIDTLKVKQQEFNEQWQGEKQLLEAISVLKKEEEALRVQIDQAERAYDLNKAAQLKYGKLEGVQRDREAKEAKLLELQSQGSTLLREQVTEADIAEIVAKWTGIPVNRLLESERQKLLQLESHLHQRVIGQHEAVEAVAAAIRRARAGMKDPSRPIGSFLFMGPTGVGKTELARALAQFLFDSDDALVRLDMSEYMEKHSVSRLVGAPPGYVGYEEGGQLSEAVRRHPYSVVLLDEVEKAHPDVFNILLQVLDDGRITDSQGRTVDFRNTVIVMTSNIGSEHILDVSGDDSKYDMMRNRVTDALRSHFRPEFLNRVDDIILFHTLSRSEMRHIIRIQLKRVENLLKEQKISFEITQAACDYLVEMGYDPIYGARPLKRAIQREVENPIATKLLENTFIAGDTILIDKDEDNLTFNKKVTVKVSVPQVIT